A single genomic interval of Nonomuraea rubra harbors:
- a CDS encoding (2Fe-2S)-binding protein: protein MEVALTVNGQARKVVLEPRVTLLDALRERLGLTGTKKGCDRGECGACTVLADGERVKSCLTLAVMRQGAEITTVEGLARGEELHPVQEAFIRHDAFQCGMCTPGQIMSAVACIDEGHTGSEAEIREWMSGNLCRCAAYQNIVAAVADAAKEVRR, encoded by the coding sequence GTGGAGGTCGCTCTGACGGTCAACGGGCAGGCGCGCAAGGTCGTCCTGGAGCCGAGGGTGACGCTGCTGGACGCGTTGCGCGAGCGGCTCGGCCTGACCGGCACCAAGAAGGGCTGCGACCGGGGTGAGTGCGGGGCGTGCACGGTGCTGGCCGACGGCGAGCGGGTCAAGTCGTGCCTGACGCTGGCGGTGATGCGGCAGGGGGCCGAGATCACCACAGTGGAGGGGCTGGCGCGGGGCGAGGAGCTGCACCCGGTGCAGGAGGCGTTCATCCGGCACGACGCTTTCCAGTGCGGGATGTGCACGCCCGGCCAGATCATGTCCGCGGTGGCCTGCATCGACGAGGGGCACACGGGTTCCGAGGCGGAGATCCGCGAGTGGATGAGCGGGAATCTGTGCCGGTGCGCGGCGTACCAGAACATCGTCGCCGCCGTCGCCGACGCCGCGAAGGAGGTGCGGCGATGA
- a CDS encoding SDR family oxidoreductase has product MGRLTGKHALITGGTGGIGLETARQFLAEGAAVAITGRSRERLDEAARQLDGPVLPILSDAGDVPGQAALLARLRQEWPRLDIVMSNAADVTHLPIEQWTEEAFDRLVATNLKGPFFLIKALLPLLSRQASVILVGSVSAFVGHENAAVYGAAKAGLLSLSRGLTYELRDRGVRVNGLSPGPTRTDTFKPLGPERQAAIYDELEKTVPLHRLGTATELAKAAVYLASDESAYTAGTVLRVDGGIGELAY; this is encoded by the coding sequence ATGGGTCGTCTGACAGGAAAGCACGCACTCATCACAGGCGGGACGGGCGGCATCGGGCTGGAGACGGCCCGGCAGTTCCTCGCCGAGGGAGCGGCCGTCGCGATCACCGGCCGCTCGCGGGAACGGCTGGACGAGGCCGCCCGGCAGCTGGACGGCCCGGTGCTGCCCATCCTCAGCGACGCCGGCGACGTACCCGGCCAGGCGGCACTCCTGGCGCGGCTGCGCCAGGAGTGGCCGCGACTCGACATCGTGATGAGCAACGCCGCCGACGTCACCCATCTCCCGATCGAGCAGTGGACCGAGGAGGCGTTCGACAGGCTCGTCGCCACCAACCTCAAGGGACCGTTCTTCCTGATCAAGGCGTTGCTGCCGCTCCTGTCACGGCAGGCCTCGGTCATCCTCGTCGGCTCGGTCTCGGCCTTCGTCGGGCACGAGAACGCGGCCGTCTACGGTGCCGCCAAGGCGGGCCTGCTGTCCTTGTCCCGCGGGCTGACCTATGAGCTGAGGGACCGGGGCGTCAGGGTCAACGGGCTGAGCCCGGGGCCGACCCGTACGGACACGTTCAAGCCGCTCGGCCCCGAGCGGCAGGCCGCCATCTACGACGAACTCGAGAAGACCGTGCCCCTCCATCGCCTGGGGACCGCCACCGAGCTGGCGAAGGCAGCCGTCTATCTCGCCTCGGACGAGTCCGCCTACACCGCGGGCACCGTGCTGCGCGTCGACGGCGGCATCGGGGAGCTCGCGTACTGA
- a CDS encoding xanthine dehydrogenase family protein molybdopterin-binding subunit: MSMLVGQGVERVDGRAKVTGAARYAADNEVPGALHGFLVMSTIARGEVVEIDTRAALAHPGVVAVYTHRDMLRLTVPDFPYNRPFIPMQDARVHHSGQPVAYVVAQTLEQAQEAANLVRVSYRAEAPVARMADVLDEAFLPEKFRNRNNEDGRGDAAAAFEQAEVRVDRTYSSPMQHHNPIEPHTTTAVWEDGTLTLYESTQGVVFTRNMVTQAFAGTDSPPKSVRVVSPYLGGGFGAKGPTYPHTLLTAAAARLAGRPVKLVLSRAQMYTSNGHRAEYRHHLRLGATRQGRLTAISDTSTAQVTRLDGRIYNGSDSTLHLYACPNVRVRQLGVRLDLPTSSYMRSPETTAHFGLETAMDELSYELGLDPVELRIRNHTEVVQPTDANGQTERPYGGKHLLECYRAAAEAFGWARRNPRPGTMRDGDEYVGWGMATETHTYGHIPSTVRLTIGLDGRATVRAATQEIGTGTYTVLSQVAADELGLPLGHVTTLLGDTAYPDASLSAGSSTMPSVVGPVSEAAKSAKAAVIALAIADPRSPLHGVPAAEVVAEGGRLFLRGDRDRADTYREVVTRHGQEVDVTGRKPNTGGHSFGAVFLEVRIQPRVGRLRVTRVVTAHDLGRVLNHRTARGQVIGGVTWGIGFALMEHTMVDPVTARVVNPNLSTYLVPVCADTPSVEALFVDQPISDSQALGARGFGETPGTGVPAAIGNAIYHAIGRRLRDVPFTQDKLL, encoded by the coding sequence ATGAGCATGCTGGTGGGGCAGGGCGTGGAACGGGTGGACGGCCGGGCGAAGGTCACCGGCGCCGCCCGCTACGCCGCGGACAACGAGGTGCCCGGCGCGCTGCACGGCTTCCTGGTGATGAGCACGATTGCCCGCGGCGAGGTCGTGGAGATCGACACCAGGGCGGCGCTGGCGCATCCCGGCGTCGTCGCGGTCTACACACACAGGGACATGCTGCGGTTGACAGTGCCGGATTTTCCGTACAACAGGCCTTTCATCCCCATGCAGGACGCGCGCGTGCACCACAGCGGGCAGCCGGTCGCGTACGTCGTGGCCCAGACCCTGGAGCAGGCGCAGGAGGCCGCGAACCTGGTGCGGGTGAGTTACCGGGCGGAGGCTCCGGTAGCCCGCATGGCGGACGTGCTCGACGAGGCGTTCCTGCCGGAGAAGTTCCGCAACAGGAACAACGAGGACGGCCGCGGCGACGCCGCCGCCGCGTTCGAACAGGCCGAGGTGCGCGTCGACCGGACGTACAGCAGCCCGATGCAGCACCACAACCCGATCGAGCCGCACACCACGACCGCCGTCTGGGAGGACGGCACGCTGACCCTGTACGAGAGCACCCAGGGCGTGGTCTTCACCCGCAACATGGTGACGCAGGCTTTCGCCGGCACCGACAGTCCTCCCAAGAGCGTCAGGGTCGTCTCGCCCTACCTGGGCGGCGGCTTCGGCGCCAAGGGCCCCACCTACCCGCACACGCTGCTCACCGCGGCGGCGGCACGCCTGGCCGGCCGGCCGGTGAAGCTGGTGCTGTCACGCGCGCAGATGTACACCTCCAACGGTCACCGCGCCGAGTACCGCCACCACCTCCGGCTCGGCGCCACCCGCCAGGGCCGCCTGACCGCCATCTCCGACACCTCCACGGCGCAGGTCACCCGCCTGGACGGCCGCATCTACAACGGCAGCGACTCCACGCTCCACCTGTACGCCTGCCCGAACGTCCGCGTGCGGCAGCTCGGCGTGCGGCTGGACCTGCCGACGTCCAGCTACATGCGCTCGCCGGAGACCACCGCGCACTTCGGCCTGGAGACCGCGATGGACGAGCTGAGCTACGAGCTCGGCCTCGACCCGGTGGAACTCCGGATCCGCAACCACACCGAGGTCGTCCAGCCGACCGACGCCAACGGGCAGACCGAGCGGCCCTACGGCGGCAAGCACCTGCTGGAGTGCTACCGGGCCGCGGCCGAGGCGTTCGGCTGGGCCCGGCGCAACCCCAGGCCGGGCACGATGAGGGACGGCGACGAGTACGTCGGCTGGGGCATGGCCACGGAGACCCACACCTATGGCCACATCCCGTCCACGGTCCGCCTCACCATCGGCCTCGACGGGCGGGCGACCGTGCGGGCGGCCACCCAGGAGATCGGCACCGGCACGTACACCGTGCTCAGCCAGGTCGCGGCCGACGAGCTCGGCCTGCCGCTCGGCCACGTCACGACGCTGCTCGGCGACACCGCGTACCCCGACGCGTCGCTGTCGGCGGGGTCGTCCACGATGCCCAGCGTGGTGGGCCCGGTGTCCGAGGCGGCGAAGAGCGCGAAGGCCGCCGTGATCGCGCTCGCCATCGCCGACCCGCGCTCCCCGCTGCACGGCGTGCCCGCCGCGGAGGTCGTGGCCGAGGGCGGCCGCCTGTTCCTCCGCGGCGACCGCGACCGCGCCGACACCTACCGCGAGGTCGTGACCCGCCATGGCCAGGAGGTCGACGTCACCGGACGCAAGCCCAACACGGGCGGGCACTCGTTCGGCGCGGTGTTCCTCGAGGTGCGGATCCAGCCGAGAGTGGGCAGGCTGCGCGTGACCCGCGTGGTGACCGCGCACGACCTGGGCCGCGTGCTCAACCACCGCACCGCGCGCGGGCAGGTCATCGGGGGCGTGACCTGGGGCATCGGGTTCGCGCTGATGGAGCACACGATGGTGGACCCGGTCACGGCGCGGGTCGTCAACCCCAACCTGTCCACCTACCTGGTCCCGGTCTGCGCCGACACGCCGTCGGTGGAGGCGTTGTTCGTGGACCAGCCGATCTCGGACAGCCAGGCACTCGGCGCCCGCGGCTTCGGCGAGACGCCGGGCACCGGCGTGCCCGCGGCCATCGGCAACGCGATCTACCACGCCATCGGCCGCCGGCTCCGGGACGTCCCCTTCACCCAGGACAAGCTGCTCTGA
- a CDS encoding FAD-dependent oxidoreductase — MTELNVDLLVVGGGLGGVAAALTAARLGHRVLLTEETDWLGGQLTAQAVPSDEHPWIETPHVSSGYRELRNRIRDYYRRNYPLLPEVAAQEVLNPGLGNVSKLCVEPRVALAALEEMLMPYVSAGRITVLLDTVPVGAETDGDRVTSVTLRGTRTGELTTVTAPLIADATELGDLLELTGTEHVIGAESQDETGEPYAAPVADPTDQQAITWCFPLEYRPGEEHVIDKPASYDHWKTHADPFWPGPQLSWEKIDIHTMKGRVNRIFEGDLDAVSLADLWHFRRIRARTQFDRGVIDTDITLVNWPNIDYWEAPLLGPGADREKALQRCKELSLSYLHWMQTEAPRPDGGHGYPGLRLRPDLTGTADGMAKAAYIRESRRIKARFTVLEQHIAVVDRPEGAGAERFADSVGVGHYNIDLHPSTAGINYVNLEVYPFQLPLGALVPVRMRNLLPANKNIGTTHITNGSYRLHPVEWSIGEAVGALSALCLNRGTEPHAVAGSPSLTEDLQRLLTGTLGVPVAWPEEIAVMRPSQARKHATPTYVLPERRA, encoded by the coding sequence ATGACTGAGCTGAATGTTGATCTGCTGGTGGTAGGTGGCGGGCTCGGGGGAGTGGCGGCCGCGCTGACGGCGGCCCGCCTGGGCCACCGGGTGCTGCTGACCGAGGAGACGGACTGGCTGGGCGGCCAGCTCACCGCGCAGGCCGTGCCGTCGGACGAGCATCCGTGGATCGAGACGCCGCATGTTTCCTCGGGCTACCGGGAGTTGCGCAACCGCATCCGCGACTACTACCGGCGCAACTACCCGCTGCTGCCCGAGGTGGCGGCGCAGGAGGTGCTCAACCCCGGCCTGGGCAACGTGAGCAAGCTCTGCGTCGAGCCGCGGGTGGCGCTGGCGGCCCTGGAGGAGATGCTCATGCCGTACGTCTCCGCGGGCCGGATCACCGTGCTGCTCGACACCGTCCCCGTCGGCGCCGAGACCGACGGGGACCGGGTGACCTCCGTGACCCTGCGCGGCACCCGTACCGGCGAGCTGACCACGGTCACCGCCCCGCTGATCGCCGACGCCACCGAGCTGGGCGACCTGCTGGAGCTCACCGGCACCGAGCACGTCATCGGCGCGGAGTCCCAGGACGAGACCGGCGAGCCGTACGCCGCCCCGGTGGCCGACCCCACGGACCAGCAGGCGATCACCTGGTGCTTCCCGCTGGAGTACCGGCCGGGGGAGGAGCACGTCATCGACAAGCCCGCCTCCTACGACCACTGGAAGACCCACGCCGACCCCTTCTGGCCGGGCCCGCAGCTGTCCTGGGAGAAGATCGACATCCACACCATGAAGGGCCGGGTCAACCGCATCTTCGAAGGCGACCTGGACGCCGTGAGCCTGGCCGACCTGTGGCACTTCCGCCGTATCCGGGCCCGTACCCAGTTCGACCGCGGCGTCATCGACACCGACATCACGCTGGTGAACTGGCCCAACATCGACTACTGGGAGGCGCCGCTGCTCGGCCCCGGCGCCGACCGGGAGAAGGCGCTGCAGCGGTGCAAGGAGCTGTCGCTGTCGTACCTGCACTGGATGCAGACCGAGGCGCCGCGGCCCGACGGCGGGCACGGCTACCCGGGCCTGCGGCTGCGTCCCGACCTGACCGGCACGGCGGACGGGATGGCGAAGGCCGCCTACATCCGCGAGTCGCGCCGCATCAAGGCCCGCTTCACGGTGCTGGAACAGCACATCGCGGTCGTGGACCGCCCGGAGGGCGCGGGGGCCGAGCGGTTCGCCGACTCGGTGGGCGTCGGCCACTACAACATCGACCTGCACCCGAGCACGGCCGGCATCAACTACGTCAACCTGGAGGTCTACCCCTTCCAGCTCCCGCTGGGCGCGCTCGTCCCGGTCCGGATGCGCAACCTGCTGCCGGCCAACAAGAACATCGGCACCACCCACATCACCAACGGCAGCTACCGGCTGCACCCGGTGGAGTGGAGCATCGGCGAGGCCGTCGGCGCGCTGTCGGCGCTCTGCCTGAACCGCGGCACCGAGCCGCACGCCGTGGCCGGCTCCCCGTCCCTGACAGAAGACCTGCAGCGGCTGCTCACCGGCACCCTCGGCGTCCCCGTGGCCTGGCCGGAGGAGATCGCCGTCATGCGCCCCTCCCAGGCCCGCAAGCACGCCACCCCCACCTACGTCCTGCCCGAGCGGCGCGCATGA
- a CDS encoding TetR/AcrR family transcriptional regulator — protein sequence MARTGRPRAFDKEQALERALLLFWSRGYGETSIQDLVDALALERGSLYAAFGDKRQFYLTAVQLYWDTYERELVTALAAGPVLPALREVLANPARAHEYASDAGVPQGCMIGNTTAELVPHDAEARDIVARSHARFTRIVADALRRAQADGEVTRAATPEAQAQLLLFTVQGLSLVSRAGLDTAAALAAVDALIDALRA from the coding sequence ATGGCACGGACAGGACGCCCCCGCGCATTCGACAAGGAGCAGGCCCTGGAGCGCGCGCTCCTGCTGTTCTGGTCCCGGGGCTACGGAGAGACCTCCATCCAGGACCTGGTCGACGCGCTGGCCCTGGAGCGGGGCAGCCTGTACGCAGCCTTCGGCGACAAGCGGCAGTTCTACCTGACGGCGGTCCAGCTGTACTGGGACACCTACGAACGCGAACTGGTCACGGCGCTGGCGGCCGGGCCGGTGCTGCCGGCGCTGCGCGAGGTGCTCGCCAACCCGGCCCGGGCACACGAATACGCCTCCGACGCCGGTGTCCCGCAAGGGTGCATGATCGGCAACACCACCGCCGAGCTGGTCCCGCACGATGCCGAGGCCCGCGACATCGTCGCCCGCTCGCACGCCCGCTTCACCCGGATCGTCGCCGACGCCCTGCGGCGCGCGCAGGCCGATGGCGAGGTCACGCGGGCCGCCACCCCCGAGGCCCAGGCGCAGCTCCTGCTGTTCACCGTCCAGGGCCTGTCCCTGGTCTCCCGCGCAGGACTCGACACGGCCGCCGCACTCGCCGCCGTCGACGCCCTGATCGACGCCCTCCGCGCTTAG
- a CDS encoding CPBP family intramembrane glutamic endopeptidase has protein sequence MRTLWSVVLVMVVMLVQALAGSLPAALLLDQANPLRESLGALGITLTALLLVHLIRRFPGRRPWQALGWRNPSGVLLGVLAGAVPVLAANGLALAMGASTWVPIDPSVYAWLPLAAVIVLLGQAFPEELLWRGHLFETLSTRLSPRAVVFISSAGFGVLHIFSQSAADTVTERLLYVVMAVALGFACTAARVRGGGLWMAVGVHLGFHLGMRVLPLQPVDFGVMLVLQTITLTLVGAVLLRGRRPISPDPQAGERVAA, from the coding sequence ATGAGAACCCTCTGGTCCGTCGTCCTCGTCATGGTCGTCATGCTGGTCCAGGCCCTCGCCGGCTCCCTCCCCGCCGCGTTGCTCCTCGATCAGGCGAACCCGCTGCGAGAGTCTCTCGGCGCGCTCGGCATCACGCTCACCGCGCTGCTGCTCGTCCACCTCATCCGCCGCTTCCCCGGCAGGCGGCCGTGGCAGGCGCTGGGCTGGCGCAATCCCTCCGGCGTCCTGCTCGGCGTGCTCGCGGGCGCCGTGCCCGTCCTGGCCGCCAACGGGCTCGCCCTCGCCATGGGAGCGTCCACGTGGGTGCCGATCGACCCATCCGTCTATGCCTGGCTGCCGCTCGCCGCCGTCATCGTCCTGCTCGGCCAGGCGTTCCCGGAGGAACTGCTCTGGCGCGGCCACCTCTTCGAGACCCTCTCGACACGGCTGTCGCCACGGGCGGTCGTGTTCATCTCCTCTGCCGGATTCGGCGTTCTGCACATCTTCTCCCAGAGCGCGGCCGACACCGTGACGGAACGGCTGCTTTACGTGGTCATGGCCGTGGCGCTCGGCTTCGCGTGCACGGCGGCGCGGGTGCGCGGCGGCGGGCTCTGGATGGCGGTCGGCGTGCACCTGGGCTTCCACCTGGGCATGCGCGTGCTGCCCCTCCAACCGGTGGACTTCGGCGTCATGCTCGTGCTGCAGACCATCACGCTCACGCTGGTGGGAGCCGTACTGCTCAGGGGCCGGAGGCCGATCTCACCTGACCCGCAGGCGGGCGAGCGGGTGGCGGCCTGA
- a CDS encoding LacI family DNA-binding transcriptional regulator — protein sequence MQNRGMSRSRGRGPSQADIAREAGVSQSTVSMVLTGSGDLGRISAETQRKVLRAARQLKYVSAGQQRAAGGPRQAPLLLGVHTFEPIFPTSARDYYFEFLQGIEEQAGIEGCNLVLFTAAPDEDGVRRLYSGSVNGLRQANGSLLLGHHTHREDLTRLAADRHPFVYIGHREVPGTEISYVGGDYRAATGRIVDDLVGLGHRTFAYLGEARRDEPQTDRWEGFRAALERFGLPVPEPLFTRPDDLTAQWLDRAVRDGATAVLVEAVSLVRVLAAMARLRDLDIPGDLSLVLLVDDPGGESGLDPIATLRIPRNAMGRRAVSLLTSQITDPVGDYERQILLPCTHTLDGTVAPPRGVA from the coding sequence ATGCAGAATCGGGGCATGTCGCGATCAAGGGGGAGAGGGCCCAGCCAGGCGGACATCGCACGGGAGGCCGGCGTGTCGCAGTCGACCGTCTCGATGGTGCTGACCGGCTCGGGCGACCTCGGCCGCATCTCGGCCGAGACCCAGCGCAAGGTGCTCAGAGCAGCCCGGCAGCTCAAGTACGTCTCGGCCGGCCAGCAACGCGCGGCGGGCGGCCCGCGGCAGGCGCCGCTGCTGCTCGGCGTGCACACCTTCGAGCCGATCTTCCCGACCAGCGCCAGGGACTACTACTTCGAGTTCCTTCAGGGCATCGAGGAGCAGGCGGGGATCGAGGGCTGCAACCTCGTCCTGTTCACCGCGGCCCCGGACGAGGACGGCGTGCGCCGCCTCTACAGCGGCTCGGTGAACGGGCTGCGCCAGGCCAACGGCAGCCTGCTGCTCGGCCACCACACCCACCGGGAGGACCTGACCCGGCTGGCCGCCGACCGGCACCCGTTCGTCTACATCGGCCACCGCGAGGTCCCCGGCACGGAGATCTCCTACGTCGGCGGCGACTACCGCGCCGCCACCGGCCGGATCGTGGACGACCTGGTCGGCCTGGGCCACCGCACCTTCGCCTACCTCGGCGAGGCCAGGCGCGACGAGCCGCAGACCGACCGGTGGGAGGGCTTCCGCGCGGCCCTGGAGCGGTTCGGGCTGCCCGTGCCGGAGCCGCTGTTCACCCGTCCCGACGACCTGACCGCCCAGTGGCTGGACCGGGCCGTGCGCGACGGCGCCACCGCCGTCCTCGTCGAGGCGGTCAGCCTGGTCCGGGTGCTGGCCGCCATGGCGAGGCTGCGCGACCTCGACATCCCGGGCGACCTGTCGCTGGTGCTGCTCGTGGACGACCCCGGAGGCGAGTCGGGCCTCGACCCGATCGCCACGCTGCGCATCCCCCGCAACGCCATGGGCCGCCGCGCGGTCAGCCTCCTGACCTCGCAGATCACCGATCCGGTCGGCGACTACGAGCGGCAGATCCTGCTGCCGTGCACCCACACGCTCGACGGCACCGTAGCCCCTCCGCGCGGAGTGGCTTGA
- a CDS encoding winged helix-turn-helix transcriptional regulator yields the protein MVGKRRYGDGCAIAHALELVGERWALLVVRELILGPKRFTDLRAGLPGVSADVLTQRLRELGEAGIVQRRKLSPPAGSWIYELTSWGAELEPIITDLARWSSRSPALPDDLPLSADSAALSLKALYASTDGEALDLTVGLRLGEHHFLVRMDADRLQLTRVESIPEQLDLVIETSPQTLAAVLGRARSLDDVLAGGDLTLTGSRATADRFLRHFPAPEPAV from the coding sequence ATGGTGGGCAAGCGGAGGTACGGCGACGGGTGCGCGATCGCGCACGCCCTCGAACTCGTGGGAGAGCGCTGGGCGCTCCTGGTGGTGCGGGAGCTGATCCTCGGGCCCAAACGTTTCACGGACCTGCGCGCCGGGCTGCCGGGGGTCAGCGCGGACGTCCTGACCCAGCGCCTGCGCGAGCTCGGGGAGGCGGGCATCGTGCAGCGCCGCAAGCTGTCCCCGCCCGCCGGCTCCTGGATCTACGAGCTCACCAGCTGGGGCGCCGAGCTGGAGCCCATCATCACCGACCTCGCCCGCTGGAGCAGCCGCTCCCCCGCACTGCCGGACGACCTGCCGCTCAGCGCGGATTCCGCCGCGCTGTCACTGAAGGCCCTGTACGCGTCCACCGACGGTGAAGCGCTCGACCTCACCGTCGGCTTGCGGCTCGGCGAGCACCATTTCCTGGTGCGGATGGACGCCGACCGTCTCCAGCTGACGCGCGTCGAGTCCATCCCGGAACAGCTGGACCTGGTCATCGAGACCAGCCCGCAGACCCTGGCCGCGGTGCTCGGCCGGGCCCGCTCCCTCGACGACGTTCTCGCCGGGGGCGACCTCACGCTGACCGGGTCGCGGGCCACCGCCGACCGCTTCCTTCGCCACTTCCCGGCCCCGGAGCCGGCCGTCTGA
- a CDS encoding SDR family NAD(P)-dependent oxidoreductase: MDFNGKTALVTGSGAIGGLGHATARILAARGADVIITGTDPDRGAQVVDDVRESATGTVRFIPADLADPQAVRRLAEDAGAVDVLVNNAGIVPFSATADQDLTAYDAAFAVNVRAPFILVAQLAPKMAAGGGGSIVNVSSTAAGLGMPPMAVYGATKAALESLTRTWAAEFAGSNVRVNAVSPGPMTTAKVVAAMGPDLGGMGLTTALKRTAGPAEVAQVIAFLAGDQASYVTGAVVAADGGRTAI; encoded by the coding sequence ATGGACTTCAACGGCAAGACGGCACTGGTCACCGGATCGGGCGCCATCGGCGGCCTCGGGCACGCGACAGCGAGGATCCTCGCCGCCCGCGGGGCTGACGTGATCATCACTGGCACGGACCCGGACCGCGGCGCCCAGGTCGTGGACGACGTGCGCGAGAGCGCGACCGGCACCGTGCGCTTCATCCCCGCCGACCTGGCCGACCCGCAGGCCGTGCGGCGGCTGGCCGAGGACGCCGGGGCGGTGGACGTCCTCGTCAACAACGCGGGCATCGTCCCGTTCAGCGCGACCGCCGACCAGGACCTCACCGCCTACGACGCCGCCTTCGCGGTCAACGTGCGCGCGCCGTTCATCCTGGTCGCGCAGCTCGCGCCGAAGATGGCCGCCGGCGGGGGCGGCAGCATCGTCAACGTCAGCTCCACCGCGGCCGGCCTGGGCATGCCGCCGATGGCGGTCTACGGCGCCACCAAGGCAGCGCTGGAGTCCCTGACCCGCACCTGGGCGGCCGAGTTCGCCGGGTCGAACGTGCGCGTCAACGCCGTGTCACCCGGCCCGATGACCACCGCCAAGGTGGTGGCGGCCATGGGGCCGGACCTGGGCGGCATGGGCCTGACGACCGCGCTCAAGCGCACCGCCGGCCCGGCCGAGGTCGCCCAGGTCATCGCCTTCCTCGCCGGCGACCAGGCCAGCTACGTCACCGGCGCCGTCGTGGCCGCCGACGGCGGCCGGACCGCGATCTGA
- a CDS encoding DUF6632 domain-containing protein, with protein MDVQDPKQDRKLRALATFLRVYGVLSLAIFVPLFLGFLVRTPLLAEAGGPLNWTIWNDVSSGHEHAHVPPMLFAIYIVWGVFLLVAARNPLANRSFLSFTMWANLAHGLLMAGQAAMDLDRYWSKFLTDIPFVLILALGIFLLRPSRRAAAG; from the coding sequence ATGGACGTCCAAGACCCAAAACAAGATCGCAAGCTGCGCGCCCTCGCCACGTTCCTGCGCGTTTACGGCGTGCTGTCACTAGCGATCTTCGTGCCGCTCTTCCTCGGCTTCCTGGTGCGCACGCCCCTCCTGGCGGAAGCCGGCGGCCCGCTGAACTGGACGATCTGGAACGACGTCAGCTCCGGCCACGAGCATGCCCACGTGCCGCCCATGCTGTTCGCGATCTACATCGTGTGGGGCGTGTTCCTCCTGGTGGCGGCCCGGAATCCGCTCGCCAACAGATCGTTCCTGTCCTTCACGATGTGGGCCAACCTGGCGCACGGGCTGCTCATGGCCGGACAGGCGGCCATGGATCTGGATCGTTACTGGAGCAAGTTCCTGACCGACATCCCGTTCGTCCTGATCCTGGCCCTCGGCATCTTCCTGCTCCGGCCCTCCCGCCGGGCGGCGGCCGGATGA
- a CDS encoding FAD binding domain-containing protein, which translates to MRTFGYTVAGSPAEAVRVAASTPASTFVAGGTDLLNLMRDGAEAHDQLVDVNHLGLDEVAFDSRRLRVGAAARMRQVAEHSRVRREFPMLSEALLASASPQVRNMASIGGNLLQRTRCGYFRDPASPCNKREPGSGCPAINGHHRGHAILGGSDACIATHPSDLAVALTALDATVHLLGPGGERAVPIAGFYLLPGATPDQETAMRPGELITRVDVPRTALAGRSRYLKLRDRATFEFAVVSVAAALRTSGRVVRDVRLAFGGVGTRPWRDTRVEAALRGRPLTAQAIAEAGRLLVADAAPREGNRFKVELVQRALTSILNELGGLR; encoded by the coding sequence ATGAGAACCTTCGGCTACACGGTCGCGGGCAGCCCGGCCGAGGCCGTGCGGGTCGCCGCGAGCACGCCCGCGTCGACGTTCGTGGCGGGCGGCACCGATCTGCTGAACCTCATGCGGGACGGCGCGGAGGCCCACGATCAGCTCGTGGACGTCAACCACCTCGGCCTCGACGAGGTCGCCTTCGACTCCAGGAGGCTGCGCGTCGGCGCGGCGGCCCGGATGCGGCAGGTCGCCGAGCACTCCAGGGTGCGGCGGGAGTTCCCCATGCTGTCGGAGGCGCTGCTGGCCTCGGCGTCCCCGCAGGTCCGCAACATGGCCTCGATCGGCGGGAACCTGTTGCAGCGTACGAGGTGCGGGTACTTCCGCGACCCGGCCTCGCCGTGCAACAAGCGGGAGCCGGGCAGCGGCTGCCCGGCGATCAACGGCCACCACCGCGGGCACGCGATCCTCGGCGGCAGCGACGCCTGCATCGCCACGCACCCCTCGGACCTGGCGGTGGCGCTGACCGCCCTGGACGCGACCGTGCACCTGCTCGGCCCCGGCGGCGAGCGCGCCGTCCCCATCGCCGGCTTCTACCTCCTGCCCGGGGCCACCCCGGACCAGGAGACCGCGATGCGCCCCGGCGAGCTGATCACCCGGGTGGACGTGCCGCGTACCGCCCTCGCCGGGCGGTCGCGCTACCTGAAGCTGCGCGACCGGGCCACGTTCGAGTTCGCGGTGGTGTCGGTGGCCGCCGCGCTGCGCACCAGCGGGCGCGTGGTGCGGGACGTACGGCTGGCGTTCGGCGGGGTGGGCACCCGCCCGTGGCGGGACACCCGCGTCGAGGCCGCGCTGCGCGGCCGGCCGCTGACCGCGCAGGCGATCGCCGAGGCGGGCCGGCTCCTGGTCGCGGACGCCGCGCCGCGCGAGGGGAACAGGTTCAAGGTCGAGCTCGTCCAGCGGGCGCTGACGAGCATCCTCAACGAGCTGGGAGGGCTCCGATGA